One genomic window of Indicator indicator isolate 239-I01 chromosome 11, UM_Iind_1.1, whole genome shotgun sequence includes the following:
- the CMTM8 gene encoding CKLF-like MARVEL transmembrane domain-containing protein 8: protein MEPPVQPPQEQPPRPRSHTVTTTSSSFTANLSASSSTLAYDREFLRTLPGLLMVTEIVLGLLVWTLIAGTEYFLYPAFGWVMFVAVFYWVLTIFFLIIYMTMTYTRIPQVPWTTVGLCFNGSAFILYLIAAIVDASSVTKELDSHNYNSWAASSFFAFVVTSCYAGNTYFSFISWRSRTLQ, encoded by the exons ATGGAGCCGCCGGTTCAGCCGCCTCAGGAGCAGCCGCCGCGCCCCCGCTCCCACACggtcaccaccaccagcagctccttcacCGCCAACCTGTCggccagctccagcaccctcgcCTACGATAGGGAGTTCCTGCGGACCCTGCCCGGGCTCCTCATGGTGACAGAGATC GTAttggggctgctggtgtggACCCTGATTGCTGGAACAGAATACTTTCTATATCCAGCCTTTGGCTGGGTGATGTTTGTGGCTGTGTTTTACTGGGTTCTTACCATCTTCTTTCTAATCATCTATATGACAATGACCTACACCAGGattccccaggtgccatggacCACAGTG GGTCTGTGTTTCAATGGAAGTGCCTTCATTTTGTACCTCATTGCTGCCATTGTAGATGCATCTTCAGTTACCAAAGAACTTGACAGTCACAATTACAAcagctgggcagcttcttca TTCTTTGCCTTCGTGGTTACCTCCTGCTATGCTGGAAATACGTATTTTAGCTTCATATCTTGGCGATCACGAACTTTGCAgtaa